The window GCATTGCAGAGAAAACTTTTGAATCTCTTTCATCAATTCTTGAAAACATTTTAGAAGATAAAGGAGAGATTGAAGAAACGGGAGATATGATGGAAATATTGTTCCCCAACAAGACTACAATCTTATTAAATTTCCACACACCCAGCAGCCAAATTTGGTTTTCATCCCCTTTAAGTGGAGCTCTTCATTTTTCGTGGGATGATCACCAAAGAAAATGGTTATCAACCCGCCTTCCACATGAAGATCTCTTTATTTGCCTTGAAAAAGATCTCTCTCAACTTTGCGGATTTTCAGTTGACTTAAGATGACCGAAAAAGAACCTCAAAGTTATTTTTTAAGTTTTTATTCTCCCTTAAAAGCACTTATTCCCTATATAAAACCTCATTTTGGTTCTCTTTTAAAAACCTTTATTGCTCTTTGTGGTGCTGCTTTTTCCATTCTTGCGATTGGACCAAGTCTTCGTTTTTTAATCGACAGCGGTTTTCAAACTGGTAATCTAGAATTTCTTAATCAAGCTGTTTTTATCCTTATTGGATTAAGTTTAGTCTTAGCTTTTTCTGCTTATATTCGGCTATTTAGTACATCCTGGCTTGCAGAAAAAATTATTGCTGACTTAAGAAAAGATTTTTTTGCTCATCTTGTGAAACTTGATGCGCATTTTTTTGATCAGGCTCGTTTAGGTGATATTGTTGCACGCCTGAGTGAAGACTGCACTCTTCTTAAAACACTCTTAAGTTCGTCTGGGGCGATCGTCATTAGAGGAAGCATTCAATTTATAGGAGCCTTCATTCTGATGTGCTTCACAAGTCTGAAATTAACGTTTTTTTCCCTTTTAATTATCCCAATTGCTTTCTTACCCATCGGATTGCTGGGAGGCCGTTTAAAACGAAAAACTCTAGAAGGACAAAATGCCCAGGGTGATCTCATCGCGTTCTCAGAAGAACGACTTTCGGGTGTCACAACAATCCAAGCTTTTACCCAAGAAGAAGCTACGATAAAGAAATTTTCCACCTTAAATATGACCAACCTTAACATAAGTCGAGAAAGTCTTCGAATAAGAGCCCTCTTAATTTCTGTGGTAATTGGATGTGTCTTTGTGGCGCTTAGTAGCTTTCTAAGTTTAGGCGGACATGCCGTCATTTTAAAGAATCTAAGCCCCGGAACATTCCTCTCATTTTTATTTTATGCTCTTATTGCTGCGGGTTCTTTAAATGAAATTGCCGAAGTTCTCGGAGATTTTCAAAAAGCTGCTGGTGCCATGAGTCGCCTTCTTGAAATTTTAAAAATACCTTCTAAGCTTCATCAGGCGCTCTTTCCTTTGACGCCTCAGAAATATATCCGAGGTCATCTTCGCCTGAAAAATATTTGCTTTGCTTATCCATCTCGCCCTCATATCTGGGCTCTTGAAAATTTTTCTTTTGAAATCCAGCAAGGAGAAAAAATTGCCCTCGTTGGTCCTTCTGGCGCGGGAAAAAGCACTCTTTTTAAGCTTTTATTACGATTTTATGATCCCCAAGAAGGCTCTATTCTTATCGACGGTCACGAAGCAACTGCCTTCAATCTTCAAACGTTACGACAAACTTTTTCTTTAGTCTCTCAAGAAACAATCATTTTTCATGATACCTTATACCAAAATATTGCTTTTGCTCGCCCTGAAGCTACTTATCAAGAAGTTATGCAAGCAGCTGAAGCTGCTTATATTAATGAATTTTCTCACGTTTTACCTGACGGCTTTAATACGATTTTGGGAGATCAGGGAAGACACCTTTCAGGAGGGCAACGTCAACGCATCGCAATTGCGCGAGGACTTTTGAAAAATGCGCCTGTTCTGCTTTTAGATGAAGCAACGAATGCACTCGACCCGCAAAGCGAATCCCTTATTCAACAAGCGCTTGCGCATCTTATGAAGGATCGTACAACCTTTGTGATCGCTCATCATCTTACAACCATTCAGAATTGTGATAGAATTCTTGTCATGGACAAAGGTAAGCTTGTTCAAGAAGGAACTCATCAAGCCTTAATAAAAGAAAAGGGACTTTATAATAAACTCTACTCTAAGAAATTTAATGTAGAAAAAGATCCGTATGGTAAGACATATCTATAATTCTATCTTTATTTCCCGCGCTCAAATCTTTAATTTTTTACATCTTTTCAGGAATCTTAATTCCCAACAGAAATAAGATTTTCTCAAGGCAAAGGAGGGTAAGATTCGCAAGTGTAAGCCAAGATGTTGCTTGGTTTAAATCTTTGTTACTTAAGATAGGGCACGTTTGGTAAAAAGTACTGAACTTTTGAGCAAGAGCATAAGCATGTTCACATAAATGATGGGGGGCTCTTTCTTCATAACTTGTTTTTAAGATGCGTGCTAATTGAACAACGTTCAAAATAATGTCGCGCTGCTTATCTGTTTCAATTGTTATTGTCCCTGGTGCTAAACCTTGCTCTTTTGCTTTTGCCAATAGAGATTTGATTCTTACCGCCGTATATAATAAATAAGGACCAGTCTTTCCTTGAAAACTAACAAATTTATCCAAGTCGAAAATATAATCTGACGTCCGTGGAATCATAAGATCGGAAAATTTAATAGCTGAAATAGCCACCGCTTTTGCAATGTCATCTCGCTCTTGAGGAGAAATATTTTCTCCCAAATTCGCTTCTTCAATGCGAAGTTGAGCTTTTGTGATAGCTGACTCTAATAAGTCTTGCAATTTCATGACACCGCCAGAGCGCGTTTTGAAAGGTTTGCCATCTGTACCATTAAGAGTTCCAAAAGCAATATGCTCTAAACTCATATTTTCAGCAATTTTTGCTTTCTTAGCGGCTCGAAAAACTTGCTCAAAATGAAGACTTTGACGATTATCCACCACATATAAAACATACTGAGGCTTAAACATCTCCTCTCGTTGTGAAATCGTCGCAATATCCGTCATGCCATACGTTATACTGCCATCTGAAGTCTTCAAAATCAGGGGTGGCATAGGCTTTTTATCGCCATCAGTAGCCACTTCGACAATCGTGGCACCGTCGCTCTCTTGAGCCATCTGATTTTCTGTCAACTGGTGAAGTAAAGCTGGGATGAGATCGTTCACACTACTCTCACCCAACCATAAATCAAAACGAATATCTAAAGGTTCAAACTGTCTTTTAATATCCTCGACAGAAAGTTGCCTAAAATGCTGCCATAAGGCTCGATATCCTCGATGCCCCTGTTGTAAATCAGCGGTTGCCTTCCGCGCGCTCTCACGAGCCCCTTCTTCTTTACAACGCTCTGCCGCCTGAGGATATAAAACCTCAAGTTGCTCAATTGTAATGGGCGGTGCGGCCATTTCATTTTCGTTAAAATCTTCCTTAAAATAAGGCCATTCAGGATGCAAAATCCTAAATTCTTCAATGAGCATTCCTATTGGAAGCCCCCAATCTCCTAAATGAATATCACTGATGACTTCATCGCCTAAAGAATGGGCGATGCGTTGTAAGGATTCACCAATAATTGAAGATCTTAAATGTCCCACATGCATTGCTTTTGCAATATTAATGCCGCCAAAATCGATAACGACTTTCTGCTTGATGTCCTTCAAGGGGATGCCTAGCCGCTTATCTTCAAAAATGCGGTTTCCATACTCAGCCAAACAAGCATCATGAACAATAATATTGAGGAAACCCGGGCCGCTCACAGAAAGAGTTGCAAAAGCTTGCAATGCAGAGATCTGCTCTTGGAGGTCGTTCGCTAAAGCTACAGGAGAACATCCTTTTATTTTGGCTCCCTTAAAAGCTCCATTACATTGATAATGAGAGTCCGTTTGTCCTGAAGGAACAACACGTCCTAAAGAGGGCTCTAATCCAAGATTTTGAAAAGCTTCTTGAAGGTGCTGTTCGATTTTATCTGCTAATGGCTGTATCATTGAAAATTCATCTCTTTTTCTGTCTTGCGTTCTTTATAGCGTCTTCTACAAAAACTCTCTAGAGATTAAAAAGAATAAATTGTTTAGAATAAATTTTCAGTTTTACTTGAATGAGTGCTTTTCTTATGTTAAGCCTTCTTTTGTCTTTATACGCCGGATTAGCTCAGCTGGTAGAGCAACTGATTTGTAATCAGTAGGTCGTTGGTTCGAATCCGACATCCGGCACCAGTAAAATCAAACACTTATTCATTGTTTCCCAAAATTGATTTCCCTTTGGGGGAGCACATGGGGAGCAAATTTAAACATAAAGTAAGCAAAAGTTTTGTTCTCAAAAATTACTTAAAATTATAGTCGTTAAAATCGTCAGATAGTCTAACATCATCAGGTTAACCATTCTAAGCAGGATCTTGAATGCTGAAATCTAATATTACTTCGCACTTATAGCATCCCCCTTAGACAACTAAGCAATTTTTATTTTATTATCTTTTATTTATTAGTATAAATATAAGGTTAGCACACAGGCATAAGTGGCAAAATGAGAGATAATAAGCACGCCTTAAAACCTCCTCTATTTTATGACTTACTTTGGGTTGGGAGTATTACATTAG of the Candidatus Paracaedimonas acanthamoebae genome contains:
- the cyaY gene encoding iron donor protein CyaY codes for the protein MVLSRMQNNLNLKRIAEKTFESLSSILENILEDKGEIEETGDMMEILFPNKTTILLNFHTPSSQIWFSSPLSGALHFSWDDHQRKWLSTRLPHEDLFICLEKDLSQLCGFSVDLR
- a CDS encoding ATP-binding cassette domain-containing protein, encoding MTEKEPQSYFLSFYSPLKALIPYIKPHFGSLLKTFIALCGAAFSILAIGPSLRFLIDSGFQTGNLEFLNQAVFILIGLSLVLAFSAYIRLFSTSWLAEKIIADLRKDFFAHLVKLDAHFFDQARLGDIVARLSEDCTLLKTLLSSSGAIVIRGSIQFIGAFILMCFTSLKLTFFSLLIIPIAFLPIGLLGGRLKRKTLEGQNAQGDLIAFSEERLSGVTTIQAFTQEEATIKKFSTLNMTNLNISRESLRIRALLISVVIGCVFVALSSFLSLGGHAVILKNLSPGTFLSFLFYALIAAGSLNEIAEVLGDFQKAAGAMSRLLEILKIPSKLHQALFPLTPQKYIRGHLRLKNICFAYPSRPHIWALENFSFEIQQGEKIALVGPSGAGKSTLFKLLLRFYDPQEGSILIDGHEATAFNLQTLRQTFSLVSQETIIFHDTLYQNIAFARPEATYQEVMQAAEAAYINEFSHVLPDGFNTILGDQGRHLSGGQRQRIAIARGLLKNAPVLLLDEATNALDPQSESLIQQALAHLMKDRTTFVIAHHLTTIQNCDRILVMDKGKLVQEGTHQALIKEKGLYNKLYSKKFNVEKDPYGKTYL
- the argS gene encoding arginine--tRNA ligase, whose protein sequence is MIQPLADKIEQHLQEAFQNLGLEPSLGRVVPSGQTDSHYQCNGAFKGAKIKGCSPVALANDLQEQISALQAFATLSVSGPGFLNIIVHDACLAEYGNRIFEDKRLGIPLKDIKQKVVIDFGGINIAKAMHVGHLRSSIIGESLQRIAHSLGDEVISDIHLGDWGLPIGMLIEEFRILHPEWPYFKEDFNENEMAAPPITIEQLEVLYPQAAERCKEEGARESARKATADLQQGHRGYRALWQHFRQLSVEDIKRQFEPLDIRFDLWLGESSVNDLIPALLHQLTENQMAQESDGATIVEVATDGDKKPMPPLILKTSDGSITYGMTDIATISQREEMFKPQYVLYVVDNRQSLHFEQVFRAAKKAKIAENMSLEHIAFGTLNGTDGKPFKTRSGGVMKLQDLLESAITKAQLRIEEANLGENISPQERDDIAKAVAISAIKFSDLMIPRTSDYIFDLDKFVSFQGKTGPYLLYTAVRIKSLLAKAKEQGLAPGTITIETDKQRDIILNVVQLARILKTSYEERAPHHLCEHAYALAQKFSTFYQTCPILSNKDLNQATSWLTLANLTLLCLEKILFLLGIKIPEKM